The genome window CTTGCAATGTACGTTCTCTTTATTAATTGCTTGTTGACATAGTTCCGACACCACATCTTCACTTTTTCAAGTGCTCTGCGCTTATCGAGGTCGAATGTGGTGTCGCAGCGTGTGCAGAAGTTGAGTGGCACTTGATTTCGACAAGCAAGCCTTGCTTTGTCTCTCTAGTTCATTTttcgcgtctgtgcgtgcgtgtgtctgtgtagCAGAAGAACAGGAGGGCCGCGCTTCGTGATTTGGGCATCGCTCCTTCGTTTCTGCTTCATTTTCTCCGTAAGGCGCTCGGCACTCAGCACAACAACGTAAGTCTATTTCATTGCTTCCAGTACCGGGATCAGTGACATGCATTTCTTAAACAGGAATGCAGGCCTGCATACCAGGCTGCGCGGTGATATACTCCGTGGAAACAAATAAGATGCTAGGTGAAGTTCAACTGAGCCCACCGCtggcccccccctcctctcctgtTTTATTTGCTTTGTTACGTAAACCACAATGGGGAAACACTTTATTTTATTGGGTTTTGCAGCCTTCGATGTACCATCGATAACGCCACGACAGCGTCGTGACAAGAGGTATAcctctccagcgcctgcaATAGTGCGACGTCTTCGCGCAGCATCGACTCGCCCATCCACATTTTGCTTTTCTAGGCCGTGCTGATCGGCAGAGACGCGTCGTCGCTTCCTAGCACGCTTGGCGCCGCGGGACACCTCCAGTCTCGCGAAGTCAGCGGACGCCAGCACTCTGCCCTTCTTAtgcgactgcagcagcgcagagTGCATCATCAGTAGCCTTAGCCGCCAACACAAGAAATAATACGTTCAGCTTTTTTTCACCCACATCCCGCCGCTTTCGCTGCACAAGTCATCACGATTGTCAGGCGGTGATGTGAgcttgtttgtgtgcgtgcgcggttGCATGGCTTGGCGTCTTCCATCAAATGCAGTTCGTGGCAATGGCCGAAGTATGGAATCCCGTGTCAACATGTCCGCCCTTTGCAAACCAAATTCAGGGCGCTGACGCCTTTGAGGGCGAGGTTCCCCGACTCTCAGAGAGGTCAACGATTGTATCTGCCCTAAAGCCCTGTTGTGCTCGAGCACGAATTACCATGTTGCCGTGGCGCATCCACGGTAACGGCACGGGCTCGCGTCGATTTGTTATCTtcctcgtgtgcgtgcctttgCCTCTGCAGATTGGCGCAGCCTCTCTCTATCGCCGGCTCTCTCCGCTCCTTCTGCTTGGTCTTTACGCCTCCCTGTCTCCGGTGGCGTTCTCGTTCCTACTCCATCGCATCTCTTCCGCGCGTAGTCTGCCACACGGTTGTCTTTtccgcttttctttttctttttcgctgttgttgttcgaCCCTCTCTATCCGTTAGCGACACCACCTCCGGCACCCCACGTGACGTTGGGTTCACACACGCCAGCATCGGTCGATTCCGTTATCTGCTCATATATGCCTCAAACCGGATACACTGTTCGCGTATATCTTTTTAAGCTTGCGTAATAGCACGCTTTGTTCTCTCCTATCGCCTCACGCGGTCGCGCTCTGTACTGCGGTGGCACCCCTGCCCGTTCGGTTTAGGCTCTGCTCTCGTACTCCCTGCCCATTCTGTGCTTCCGCTGTCGGCAGCATGGCCCCTACCATTTGCGTCTGCGTCGATGATGACCTCTGCGGTGCGGTGTGTGATGTTCTGAAGCAGCTCGAGGGCAGGATCTCCGCAATCGTGTGCGGCACCGATGTCAGCTGCTTTGCTTCTGTGAAGGCAGACAACGATGGCATTTTCATGGTTGTTTCGGGGAGCTGCGCCCACGCTGTCATCAAGGATCTTTGCGACGACTATGACAAGGAGGAGCGTCGCGTGAAGCTCATCTACAGCCTATAtgccggcgtcgacgcgTACAAGCTCTCGGAGCTGAAGCAGGAGCTCTCCGGCATCCTGTTCTGCAACGCAcagggctgctgctccaacgTTCTTGCAGAGTACGTCGTATTCAGCATGCTGTACTTCAATCGCCTCCCATGGCGCTTGGCTGCCTCGAAGAATGAGAAGAAGTGGGACCCCTTCAGCAGCATTGAACTCCGGCGGCAGAAGCTCGTGATCATCGGCTACGGCAACATCGGCGAAGCCTGCGGCgcgaaggcggtggcgctgggcATGCAGGTGACCGGCATccgtcgcagcggcgacaaGAAGACGGACAAGTTTGGTGTGATGGTGCGCGGCAATGACGCGCTGGACGAGTCGATCCGTGAGGCCGACTTTGTCGTTTCTGTGCTGCCTGGCACGGAGCACACGAGGCGCTTCTTCGACAAGGCGTTCTTTGCAAAGATGAAGCCGAGCGCCGTCTTCATCAACATTGGCCGTGGCATGTCGGTGTGCGAAGCTGACATCATCGAGGCTCTCAAAAAAGGCACTattcgtgctgctgctctcgatGTGTTTGATGTGGAGCCGCTTCCAAAGGACTCCCCTCTGTGGGACTTGCCTGACAGCAAGCTGCTGTTGTCAGCACACTCCGCAAACTTGACGGAGGATGTTATCGAGCGCACCATGAAAATTTTCACGGATATCTTCGACGAGCTGAGCACTCATGGGACGGTTTCTGCCCATACGGTGTGCATGGATAAGGGCTACTAGGCGCATCAtcgtgcgctgcagtgcttGGGTTCCTGTGCATATGCTACTCGTGTGTGGCACGGTACGAACCCTGGCGCTTGCAATGTACGTTCTCTTTATTAATTGCTTGTTGACATAGTTCCGACACCACATCTTCACTTTTTCAAGTGCTCTGCGCTTACCGAGGTCGAATGTGGTGTCGCAGCGTGTGCAGAAGTTGAGTGGCACTTGATTTCGACAAGCAAGCCTTGCTTTGTCTCTCTAGTTCATTTttcgcgtctgtgcgtgcgtgtgtctgtgtagCAGAAGAACAGGAGGGCCGCGCTTCGTGATTTGGGCATCGCTCCTTCGTTTCTGCTTCATTTTCTCCGTAAGGCGCTCGGCACTCAGCACAACAACGTAAGTCTATTTCATTGCTTCCAGTACCGGGATCAGTGACATGCATTTCTTAAACAGGAATGCAGGCCTGCATACCAGGCTGCGCGGTGATATACTCCGTGGAAACAAATAAGATGCTAGGTGAAGTTCAACTGAGCCCACCGCtggcccccccctcctctcctgtTTTATTTGCTTTGTTACGTAAA of Leishmania infantum JPCM5 WGS CACT00000000 data, contig 12, whole genome shotgun sequence contains these proteins:
- a CDS encoding d-isomer specific 2-hydroxyacid dehydrogenase-like protein — protein: MAPTICVCVDDDLCGAVCDVLKQLEGRISAIVCGTDVSCFASVKADNDGIFMVVSGSCAHAVIKDLCDDYDKEERRVKLIYSLYAGVDAYKLSELKQELSGILFCNAQGCCSNVLAEYVVFSMLYFNRLPWRLAASKNEKKWDPFSSIELRRQKLVIIGYGNIGEACGAKAVALGMQVTGIRRSGDKKTDKFGVMVRGNDALDESIREADFVVSVLPGTEHTRRFFDKAFFAKMKPSAVFINIGRGMSVCEADIIEALKKGTIRAAALDVFDVEPLPKDSPLWDLPDSKLLLSAHSANLTEDVIERTMKIFTDIFDELSTHGTVSAHTVCMDKGY